The bacterium region TGCAGGATCTGGGCGATCGCGCTCATGCCGACGCCGCCGATGCCGATGAAGTGATGGGCGGGGGAAATCTTCACTGGGGACCTCATGTGGTGGGCGATGGCCAAGACGGCCCGTCCCCCCTTGGAGATATACGCAGGGGGAAGGCCGCCTTAACCGAGCTGACGAGTCTAGCTTACAATGCCGGGAGAGAATCGTGAAGAAGCAGCGAGCGTGAGGATCCTCCCGGCGATGACCTCGGCCGCCTCCGGCCGCCCAAAACGGCGGCTCGCCTGCCCCATGCGCTGGCGACACTCCGGATCGCTCATCAGACCGGACAGGGTCTCGCCCAGCCCCGACAGGTCCCGGTCGTCCAGGGCGAGAGCGGCTCCCGCCTCCATCAAGGCGCGGGCATTGGCAGGCTGGTCCTTGCCCCCGTGCTGGAAGGGCACCACGACCATGGGCTTACCGGCCGCCGTCAGCTCGGCGACGGTCGTGGCCCCAGCCCGCGAGAGGACCAGATCGCTCGCGGCGAGCGCGACCGGCAGATCTTCCATGTAGGGCACCAGGCGGTAGCGCTCACGCTGGCCCCGAGTGGCCTCTTCCACCTCGGCGTGGTCGTTCTTGCCCGAGACGTGCAGGATGGACCAGTCCTCGTGCGCGAGCAGGTCCGGCAGCGCCCCGGTCAGAGCGCGGTTGATCGAGCGCGCCCCGAGGCTGCCGCCCGTCACCACCAAGAGGTGCGGGGTCTCGACGAAGCCGAGCCGCGCGCGGGCCTCCTCCTGCGAGAGGGCATAGACCTCGCTGCGGATGGGATTGCCGAGGCAGTGGGCTTTGCCCTTCGGGAAGTAAGCGTCGCTCTCGGGGAAGGTGGTGGCGACCTCGCGCACCAGGCGCGAAAGCAGGCGGTTTGCGATCCCCGGGAAGACGTTCTGCTCGCAGATCATCGCAGGCACCCCTTCGAGGGCGGCGGCGATCAGGGCCGGGGCGCTCACGTAGCCGCCGGTGCCCACCACCACGTCGGGCTTGAGCTCCTTGAGCACGCGGCGCGCCTCGACCAAGGAGCCTGCGAGGGCCTTGGCGAAGCCCAAAAGCTCGGGGCCGATCTTGCGCGGCATCCCTTTGACCTCGACCGGATAGAAGGCATAGCCCGCCTGGGGCACCAGCGTCGCCTCGATGCGGTGCGGGGTGCCCATGAAGGCCACCCGGCCGTCGGGGTCCCGGCGCTTC contains the following coding sequences:
- the murG gene encoding undecaprenyldiphospho-muramoylpentapeptide beta-N-acetylglucosaminyltransferase, with product MSQGKVVLFAGGGTGGHLYPALALADELKRRDPDGRVAFMGTPHRIEATLVPQAGYAFYPVEVKGMPRKIGPELLGFAKALAGSLVEARRVLKELKPDVVVGTGGYVSAPALIAAALEGVPAMICEQNVFPGIANRLLSRLVREVATTFPESDAYFPKGKAHCLGNPIRSEVYALSQEEARARLGFVETPHLLVVTGGSLGARSINRALTGALPDLLAHEDWSILHVSGKNDHAEVEEATRGQRERYRLVPYMEDLPVALAASDLVLSRAGATTVAELTAAGKPMVVVPFQHGGKDQPANARALMEAGAALALDDRDLSGLGETLSGLMSDPECRQRMGQASRRFGRPEAAEVIAGRILTLAASSRFSPGIVS